TGCGGCCCGCGTGGTACTCCGCGCGGCCCGTCTCCAGGGCGAGCTTGATGAAGGCCTTGCGGTCCTCCGCCACGCCGTTGGCCACGTCCTGCAGCGTGAGGGCCGCCAGGAGGTACGCCTCCAGGTAGTCGCGCAGCAGGTCCGCCAGGAACTCCAGCTCCGGGCGGGCATGGGGCTCGGGGGCCAGCCGCAGTGAGTCACCCTCCTGCAGCACCAGGCCCATGCGCACCAGCCGCTCCACCGTCTCGGCGAAGATGGTGTCGAAGGTGGTGCCCACCCGGTAGATGAACTCCACCTTGAAGAGGCGGGACAGGAACAGCGCGCGAGCCTTCACCGCGTCGTACGGCGAGGGGGCGCCACCCGCCGCGAGCAGCGCATTGGCCACGAGGCTGCGCGCGGCCATCAGGTTCATCAGCGTGTTCTTGTAGAAGGACATCTCCGCGCGGCGCGAGTCCTCCACCTGGTAGATGACCTCGCCGCGCGCCTCCTGCGTGCGCACCATCTCGTCGGCGATGAAGGTGCGCATCGCGTCCTGGATGGGGCCCATCGTCTCCGGGTTGCTCGGCGCGTTGCGCAGCTCCACGGACACGGGTGAGCCATCCTCCAGGGCGATGCGGCGCAGGATGCTGATGCGGTCCGCCATCTCCCGCTGCGTCAGTCCGCGCCGGCGGTGTGACAGCAGGGCCGTGCTCACCAGCGCGTGCGGCGTGATGGTGGACACCTTGCTGATGCCGTACATCACGCGATTGCCCAGCGCGCGCACCAGGCCCTTCTTCTGCTCGTCGGTGACGGGCTCGTCGGGATTGAGCCCGCGCGCCAGCATGAACTCCCGCAGGGAGATGGGCTCGTCGAAGCCCAGGTGGATGCGCCCATAGCGCGCCGCCAGGACCTTGGGAGTGCTCAGCAGCGCCTTGAGGTCCTCGGGCTTCTTCTCTCCGCCAGCCAGCTCCTTCGAGTAGCTGCCGGACTCCACGACCTTCTCGTAGTCGATGGCGACGGGCACGAAGTGCAAGTCGTTGCGCGCGCCCTCCAGCACCGACTCCACCTGCCAGGTGAACATGCCCAGCTTGGGCGTCAGCAGCTTGCCGGTGCGCGAGCGCCCGCCCTCGGGGAAGAACTCCTGGTGGGTGCCGTCATGGACGAGCTTGCGGACGTACGCCTTGAAGGACGCGGCGTAGACCTTGTCGTCCTTGAACGAGCGCCGCAGGAAGAACGCGCCGCAGCGGCGGAAGATGGTCCCCAGCGGCCAGAAGGACAGGTTGGCGCCCGCGGCCACCAGCGGCACCGCGAAGCCGCGGT
The nucleotide sequence above comes from Pyxidicoccus xibeiensis. Encoded proteins:
- a CDS encoding 1-acyl-sn-glycerol-3-phosphate acyltransferase, which translates into the protein MDTVLTQTGNQGQASLKEEFGPIGRALGARYLDGVHFSPETEDELRSLHAKGFVVHVMRSTAWVNFLYLAWAMVRRALPPVRGVVNLRPWFTRPWRQTKHRGDYAQRFEYARQSGGSGLVFLRKTALLHPSGKETPEDPFPALVAMARQSERPVFLVPELFIWEKRTARLKPNWVDIVFGSPEAPGFLHSMLAFFRNYKRAQFRVGEPIDLRRFVELNPRDSDEVLARKVRSTLHVHLARETRAVFGPPVKPAARVIDETLRDRQLRKVLDEHAAATGRKQESVIREARRNLEAIAARPSPTTLAFISPVLEWVFNRIYDGIEVDEAGLHRALKAAGKAPLVLCPSHKSHVDYLVMSWILWNRGFAVPLVAAGANLSFWPLGTIFRRCGAFFLRRSFKDDKVYAASFKAYVRKLVHDGTHQEFFPEGGRSRTGKLLTPKLGMFTWQVESVLEGARNDLHFVPVAIDYEKVVESGSYSKELAGGEKKPEDLKALLSTPKVLAARYGRIHLGFDEPISLREFMLARGLNPDEPVTDEQKKGLVRALGNRVMYGISKVSTITPHALVSTALLSHRRRGLTQREMADRISILRRIALEDGSPVSVELRNAPSNPETMGPIQDAMRTFIADEMVRTQEARGEVIYQVEDSRRAEMSFYKNTLMNLMAARSLVANALLAAGGAPSPYDAVKARALFLSRLFKVEFIYRVGTTFDTIFAETVERLVRMGLVLQEGDSLRLAPEPHARPELEFLADLLRDYLEAYLLAALTLQDVANGVAEDRKAFIKLALETGRAEYHAGRITAAESLAKVTLENAVAYLQDQKYLAEKDKKLQLGPSAEKPEARKQLADDIREYLKR